The Actinobacillus equuli genome includes a window with the following:
- a CDS encoding NAD(P)H-dependent oxidoreductase translates to MSHIAKQDVLDAFSFRAACRSYDPAKKISREDMEYILELARLSPSSVGSEPWKFIVLQNEAIREKIAPVSWGIKHPMHEMSHLVVILAKKNARYDSDFFHQGLSKRGLTPEQMETTIARYKSFQTDDIKVLESDRTLFDWCSKQTYIALANMMTGAAMIGIDSCPIEGFNYDAVNEILAKEGLFDANEYGVSCMVTFGYRAKPITKKYRKPAEDVISWVE, encoded by the coding sequence ATGTCACATATCGCCAAACAAGACGTTTTAGACGCATTTAGCTTCCGTGCTGCTTGCCGTAGCTATGACCCAGCTAAAAAAATCAGCCGTGAAGATATGGAATATATTCTAGAACTTGCTCGTCTCTCCCCGAGTTCAGTGGGTTCTGAACCTTGGAAATTTATTGTGCTGCAAAATGAAGCGATCCGTGAAAAAATTGCACCGGTTTCTTGGGGAATCAAACACCCAATGCACGAAATGAGTCATTTAGTCGTGATTTTAGCCAAGAAAAATGCGCGCTATGATTCGGATTTCTTCCACCAAGGCTTATCAAAACGTGGCTTAACACCGGAACAAATGGAAACCACCATTGCTCGTTATAAATCGTTCCAAACCGATGATATTAAAGTGTTAGAAAGTGATCGTACCTTATTCGACTGGTGCTCAAAACAAACTTATATTGCGCTAGCAAATATGATGACCGGTGCGGCGATGATTGGGATTGACTCTTGCCCGATTGAAGGCTTTAACTATGATGCGGTAAACGAAATCTTAGCGAAAGAAGGTTTATTTGATGCTAACGAATACGGTGTTTCTTGCATGGTGACCTTCGGTTATCGTGCGAAGCCGATTACCAAAAAATACCGTAAACCGGCTGAAGATGTGATCAGTTGGGTGGAATAA
- a CDS encoding L-cystine transporter — MIILNLAVFTALLFLLFLLYKNTQKLGRTVFIGLLLGVISGAILQNFYQKSEIDATLEWVNLVGNGYVRLLQMIVMPLVFISILSAITRLKQAGSLGKISFSVLSVLLITTAIAAAIGIAMVYLFDLSAEGLVAGERELAAQGKVAGRAEQVSNLSVPATLVSFIPKNPFLELTGANPTSIISTVIFSAFLGVAALSLAKEDAALGERIATGVDTLNKLIMRLVRFVIRLTPYGVFALMVKMAATSKWEDIVNLGSFIVASYLAIGLMFLVHGILLFVAKVNPLDYYKKVLPTLSFAFTSRSSAATLPLNIETQTDKLGNNNVIANFSATFGATIGQNGCAGIYPAMLAVMVAPTVGIDPFSLSYVVTLILVVAISSFGIAGVGGGATFAAIVVLSTLNLPIELVGLLISVEPLIDMGRTALNVNGSMVAGTLSNKWLNRA; from the coding sequence ATGATTATCCTTAATTTAGCTGTGTTTACAGCGTTACTATTCCTACTGTTTTTACTGTATAAAAATACGCAAAAATTAGGACGAACTGTTTTTATCGGCTTATTACTTGGGGTGATAAGCGGTGCAATTTTGCAAAATTTTTACCAAAAGTCAGAAATTGACGCAACGTTAGAGTGGGTGAATTTAGTCGGTAACGGTTATGTACGTTTGTTGCAAATGATCGTGATGCCGTTAGTGTTTATTTCGATTTTGTCTGCTATTACCCGTCTAAAACAAGCGGGATCATTGGGTAAAATCAGCTTCAGTGTACTATCGGTTTTACTGATTACCACTGCAATTGCGGCTGCAATCGGTATTGCAATGGTGTATTTATTTGATTTATCAGCGGAAGGATTAGTAGCCGGTGAGAGAGAATTAGCTGCACAAGGCAAAGTGGCGGGGCGTGCAGAGCAAGTGTCAAATTTATCTGTACCGGCAACGTTAGTCTCTTTTATTCCAAAAAATCCATTCTTAGAATTAACCGGTGCAAACCCGACTTCAATTATTAGCACGGTAATTTTCTCTGCATTTTTAGGCGTAGCCGCATTAAGCCTTGCCAAAGAAGATGCCGCATTAGGTGAGCGTATTGCAACTGGGGTGGATACCTTAAATAAACTGATTATGCGTTTAGTCCGTTTTGTGATTCGCTTAACCCCTTACGGCGTATTTGCGTTAATGGTGAAAATGGCCGCAACTTCAAAATGGGAAGATATTGTTAATTTAGGTAGCTTTATTGTGGCGTCTTACTTAGCAATCGGCTTGATGTTTTTAGTACATGGCATTCTGCTTTTCGTGGCAAAAGTGAATCCACTGGATTACTACAAGAAAGTGTTACCGACCCTTAGCTTTGCTTTTACCTCTCGCTCAAGTGCTGCGACTTTACCGTTAAATATCGAAACGCAAACGGATAAGTTGGGTAATAATAATGTTATCGCTAATTTCTCGGCGACTTTTGGTGCAACCATTGGGCAAAACGGTTGTGCGGGGATTTATCCGGCAATGTTAGCAGTGATGGTAGCGCCAACGGTAGGTATTGATCCGTTTAGTCTCAGCTACGTTGTCACGTTAATTCTGGTGGTAGCAATTTCTTCATTCGGAATCGCCGGCGTTGGCGGCGGTGCAACTTTTGCAGCGATTGTAGTGCTTTCCACCTTAAATCTACCGATTGAATTGGTTGGCTTATTAATTTCAGTTGAGCCGTTAATTGATATGGGACGTACCGCATTAAATGTAAACGGTTCAATGGTGGCAGGAACATTAAGTAACAAGTGGCTTAATCGAGCATAA
- the bioD gene encoding dethiobiotin synthase has translation MPSLFITGTDTNVGKTIVTRAILQTLAANQFVAVGYKPIACGGDDSLPTEPNQADYASEDNPDVLTILDSCPTPVAYREINSYTFIHSSTPVFAALDAVHHIQEEKLNQDLTRLQQNYPNVVVEGTYGWLTPINKDLSFADWVKNNQMPVVLVVGIKEGCVNHALLTAQAIKQKGVQLVGWIANRINPGLRHYAELIELLSQEIEAPLLGQIPYIAYPNKKDLTSYIQNPEPLLQYFKK, from the coding sequence ATGCCTTCATTATTTATTACCGGCACGGATACCAATGTGGGAAAAACCATTGTTACCCGTGCTATTTTACAAACATTAGCTGCAAATCAATTTGTGGCGGTTGGTTATAAACCGATTGCTTGTGGCGGCGATGATTCTCTTCCGACAGAACCTAATCAAGCAGACTATGCTAGCGAAGATAATCCGGATGTATTGACGATTCTGGATAGTTGTCCTACGCCCGTTGCTTATCGAGAAATTAACAGTTATACCTTTATTCACTCCAGTACGCCGGTATTTGCTGCATTGGATGCCGTTCACCATATTCAAGAAGAAAAATTAAACCAAGATTTAACCCGTTTACAGCAAAATTATCCGAATGTTGTGGTTGAAGGTACTTATGGCTGGCTAACTCCGATCAATAAAGATTTAAGTTTTGCTGACTGGGTAAAGAATAATCAAATGCCTGTCGTATTAGTGGTGGGAATTAAAGAGGGTTGCGTTAATCATGCGCTACTAACCGCACAGGCGATTAAGCAGAAAGGTGTTCAGTTAGTTGGGTGGATCGCAAACCGTATTAACCCGGGTTTACGCCACTATGCGGAATTAATCGAATTATTGAGTCAAGAAATTGAAGCGCCGTTACTTGGTCAAATTCCTTATATCGCTTATCCGAATAAGAAAGATTTAACTTCGTATATTCAAAATCCTGAACCTCTCTTACAATATTTTAAAAAGTAA
- the pheT gene encoding phenylalanine--tRNA ligase subunit beta, translating into MKFNESWLREWVNPAVSTEQLCDQITMLGLEVDDVELVAGAFTGVVVGEVVECAQHPDADKLRVTKVNVGGDRLLDIVCGAPNCRQGLKVACATEGAVLPGDFKIKKTKLRGQPSEGMLCSYSELGIKEDHSGIIELPADAPIGKDFREYLDLNDVAIEISLTPNRADCLSIAGIAREVGVINRAEVKAPVISAVPATIADKVAVELQAPEACPRYLARVVKNVNVKAASPLWLQEKLRRCGIRSIDPIVDITNLSLLELGQPMHAFDASKIDGAIQVRMAKEGEELVLLDGTTAKLQPNTLVIADSKGALAMAGIFGGEASGVNENTTDVVLESAFFAPLAITGRARQYGLHTDASHRFERGVDPQLARDAMERATALLLEICGGEAGEIVEAVSEQHLPVRNTVTLRRSKLDAVIGHHIENETVTDILTRLGLNVTFTNDSWTAVAPSWRFDIEIEEDLIEEVARIYGYNSIPNNSPLAHLTMKGTPEKLLEASRIRTALVDSDYQEVVTYSFVDPKKQSLLHPNQEALILPNPISSEMSAMRLSLLTGLLDTIVYNQSRQQTRVRIFEGGLRFIPDATAESGVRQEFVFGAAIVGDKRPVHWESKGEVIDFFDLKGDMERVLSLTSARHDLQFVAKQFPALHPGQSAAIMLDGKEIGFIGSVHPSIVQKLGIKGKPVVFEILGDAIANRPVPTAKEISKFPANNRDIAVVVDENVPAGDVLAACRNAGGSKLVAVNLFDVYRGANLEAGKKSLAISLTVQDTEKTLEEEEISAVTQAVLAELAQRFQAYLRD; encoded by the coding sequence ATGAAATTTAATGAATCTTGGTTGCGTGAGTGGGTAAATCCTGCTGTATCAACAGAGCAATTATGCGACCAAATCACCATGTTAGGTTTAGAAGTCGATGATGTTGAACTGGTTGCCGGCGCATTTACCGGTGTAGTTGTGGGTGAAGTGGTTGAATGTGCTCAACACCCGGATGCGGATAAATTACGTGTAACTAAAGTGAATGTAGGCGGTGATCGCTTATTAGATATCGTATGCGGTGCACCAAACTGCCGTCAGGGCTTAAAAGTGGCATGTGCAACGGAAGGCGCTGTATTACCAGGCGATTTTAAAATTAAGAAAACCAAATTACGCGGTCAGCCGTCTGAAGGTATGCTTTGTTCATATTCTGAATTAGGCATCAAAGAAGATCATAGCGGTATTATCGAATTACCGGCGGATGCGCCAATTGGTAAAGATTTCCGTGAATATTTAGATTTAAATGATGTGGCAATCGAGATCAGCTTAACGCCAAACCGTGCAGACTGTTTAAGCATTGCCGGTATCGCACGTGAAGTGGGCGTAATTAACCGAGCGGAAGTAAAAGCACCGGTGATTTCAGCCGTACCGGCAACGATTGCGGACAAAGTTGCTGTAGAATTACAAGCACCGGAAGCTTGCCCGCGTTACCTTGCTCGTGTTGTGAAAAATGTAAACGTAAAAGCAGCTTCACCATTGTGGCTACAAGAGAAATTACGCCGTTGTGGTATTCGTTCAATCGACCCGATTGTCGATATTACTAACTTAAGCCTGTTAGAACTTGGTCAACCGATGCACGCTTTTGATGCGTCTAAAATTGATGGTGCTATCCAAGTCCGTATGGCAAAAGAGGGTGAAGAATTAGTTTTATTAGACGGTACAACCGCAAAATTACAACCAAATACTTTAGTGATTGCTGATAGCAAAGGTGCATTAGCGATGGCAGGTATCTTTGGTGGTGAAGCAAGCGGCGTAAATGAAAATACGACTGACGTAGTATTAGAATCTGCATTCTTTGCACCATTAGCGATTACCGGTCGCGCACGTCAATATGGCTTACACACTGATGCATCACACCGTTTCGAACGTGGTGTTGACCCGCAATTAGCACGTGATGCGATGGAGCGTGCAACCGCATTATTACTTGAAATTTGTGGCGGTGAAGCGGGTGAAATCGTTGAAGCAGTAAGCGAACAGCACCTACCTGTGCGCAATACGGTTACCTTACGTCGTAGCAAATTAGATGCGGTTATCGGTCACCATATTGAAAATGAAACGGTAACTGATATTTTAACTCGCTTAGGTCTAAACGTAACCTTTACAAATGATAGTTGGACTGCTGTAGCACCAAGCTGGCGTTTCGATATTGAGATCGAAGAAGATCTTATCGAAGAGGTTGCACGTATTTACGGTTATAACAGTATTCCGAATAACTCTCCGCTTGCACATTTAACTATGAAAGGCACGCCGGAGAAATTATTAGAAGCTAGCCGTATTCGTACTGCATTAGTGGATAGCGATTATCAAGAAGTCGTAACATATAGCTTCGTTGATCCGAAAAAACAATCATTATTGCATCCGAATCAAGAAGCGTTAATTCTACCTAACCCGATTTCAAGCGAAATGTCAGCAATGCGTTTATCGCTATTAACCGGTTTATTAGATACGATTGTTTACAACCAAAGCCGTCAGCAAACACGCGTTCGTATTTTTGAAGGCGGTTTACGCTTTATTCCGGATGCAACAGCAGAATCAGGTGTTCGTCAAGAATTCGTATTCGGTGCGGCAATTGTCGGTGATAAACGCCCGGTACATTGGGAAAGTAAAGGCGAAGTGATAGACTTCTTTGACTTAAAAGGCGATATGGAGCGTGTATTATCGTTAACTTCAGCTCGTCATGATTTACAATTTGTGGCAAAACAGTTCCCAGCATTACATCCGGGGCAATCTGCGGCAATTATGTTAGATGGCAAAGAAATCGGTTTTATTGGTTCGGTTCACCCATCTATCGTGCAAAAACTCGGTATCAAAGGTAAACCTGTTGTATTTGAGATTCTAGGTGATGCAATTGCAAATCGCCCGGTTCCAACGGCAAAAGAGATTTCTAAATTCCCTGCGAATAACCGTGATATTGCAGTTGTGGTAGATGAGAATGTACCGGCTGGTGATGTATTAGCAGCATGCCGCAATGCGGGCGGCTCAAAATTAGTTGCAGTAAACTTATTTGATGTTTACCGTGGCGCAAATTTAGAAGCTGGTAAGAAAAGTTTAGCAATTAGCTTAACAGTTCAAGATACTGAAAAAACGCTTGAAGAAGAAGAAATTTCAGCTGTAACTCAAGCAGTCTTAGCTGAATTAGCACAACGTTTCCAAGCATATCTAAGAGATTAG
- a CDS encoding Zn-ribbon-containing protein has product MYQVIANFSYQDFESDPVTLINQVVNQWRFNGQIIGREFAVTYHQNPQAHFQVRVSTPEQTSLMPEWNSAEVNEALLQAEENGVEFESFEIVGRDYQAEQTSELEQQAFQILYTTHLDSCSPVYGGEDFCVIPLYKATGQQQQLGEQLIKWQENWQACDQLQMNGGVLEQQALAQISEVDSELSQTGIDLCHQLETLSGVPTFYYLYRLGNDLTAEHQRKCPKCQGEWKLAQPLHQVFHFKCDKCRLISNLSWEVQ; this is encoded by the coding sequence ATGTACCAAGTTATCGCTAATTTTAGCTATCAAGATTTTGAAAGCGATCCTGTCACGTTAATTAACCAAGTTGTCAATCAATGGCGTTTTAACGGACAGATTATCGGCAGAGAATTTGCGGTGACTTACCATCAAAATCCGCAGGCGCATTTTCAAGTACGAGTTTCAACTCCGGAACAAACCAGTCTAATGCCGGAATGGAATAGTGCAGAAGTTAATGAGGCACTATTACAAGCGGAAGAAAATGGCGTAGAATTCGAATCGTTTGAGATTGTTGGTCGAGATTATCAAGCAGAACAAACCAGCGAACTTGAACAACAGGCGTTCCAAATTCTTTATACTACCCATTTAGATAGCTGTTCGCCGGTTTATGGCGGTGAGGATTTTTGTGTGATTCCACTCTATAAGGCAACCGGGCAACAGCAACAACTTGGCGAACAGTTGATTAAATGGCAAGAAAATTGGCAAGCCTGTGATCAGTTACAAATGAATGGTGGTGTACTAGAACAGCAGGCTCTAGCGCAAATTAGTGAAGTCGATAGCGAACTTTCACAAACGGGAATAGATCTTTGCCACCAACTTGAAACGCTAAGCGGTGTGCCGACTTTCTATTATTTATATCGTTTAGGTAATGATTTAACTGCAGAACATCAGCGCAAATGTCCTAAATGCCAAGGAGAATGGAAATTAGCACAACCGTTGCATCAAGTGTTCCACTTTAAGTGCGATAAATGTCGTTTAATCTCTAATTTAAGCTGGGAAGTACAATAA
- the pheS gene encoding phenylalanine--tRNA ligase subunit alpha, which yields MQHLKELTEKARNALDALDQGLDALEEFRVEYFGKKGHFTALMQELRNVSAEERPAIGAKINEAKQTILDILNAKKEAWEQEALNAKLAAESIDVSLPGRKTELGGLHPVSITIERVVKFFSELGFTVASGPEIETDYYNFDALNIPAHHPARADHDTFWFDAQRLLRTQTSGVQIRTMENMQPPIRIVAPGRVYRNDYDQTHTPMFHQIELLYVDKKANFTELKGLIHDFLKAFFEEDLQVRFRPSFFPFTEPSAEVDVMRQNGKWLEVLGCGMVHPNVLRNVGIDPEEYSGFAVGMGVERLTMLRYNVTDLRSFFENDLRFLKQFK from the coding sequence ATGCAACACCTAAAAGAATTAACAGAGAAAGCGAGAAATGCTTTAGATGCCTTAGATCAAGGTTTAGATGCGTTAGAAGAGTTCCGTGTTGAATATTTCGGTAAGAAAGGTCATTTTACTGCGTTAATGCAAGAATTACGCAATGTCTCGGCGGAAGAGCGTCCGGCAATCGGTGCGAAAATCAATGAAGCGAAGCAAACTATTCTTGATATTTTAAATGCAAAAAAAGAAGCATGGGAACAAGAAGCATTAAATGCAAAATTAGCGGCAGAAAGTATTGACGTATCATTACCGGGTCGTAAAACCGAATTAGGCGGTTTACACCCAGTCTCAATTACGATTGAACGTGTCGTAAAATTCTTCTCTGAATTAGGTTTTACCGTAGCGAGCGGTCCGGAAATCGAAACGGATTACTATAACTTTGATGCGTTAAATATTCCGGCTCACCACCCGGCACGTGCGGATCACGATACGTTCTGGTTCGATGCACAACGTTTATTACGTACGCAAACGTCAGGCGTACAAATTCGTACCATGGAAAATATGCAGCCGCCAATCCGTATCGTGGCACCGGGCCGTGTATATCGTAATGACTACGACCAAACACACACACCGATGTTCCACCAAATCGAATTGCTTTACGTGGATAAAAAAGCCAACTTTACCGAGTTAAAAGGTTTGATTCACGATTTCCTAAAAGCGTTTTTCGAAGAAGATTTACAAGTACGTTTCCGTCCGTCATTCTTCCCATTCACAGAGCCTTCGGCTGAAGTGGACGTAATGCGTCAAAACGGTAAATGGTTAGAAGTGTTAGGCTGCGGTATGGTACATCCTAACGTATTACGCAACGTAGGTATCGATCCGGAAGAATATAGTGGTTTTGCGGTAGGTATGGGAGTTGAGCGTTTAACGATGTTACGATACAACGTAACGGATTTACGTTCGTTCTTTGAAAATGACTTACGTTTCTTAAAACAATTTAAATAA
- a CDS encoding ROK family protein, with amino-acid sequence MISDNKTQHLGTIYRLVEQFELISRTDLAKLSGLAPASITNLTKSLIDNKFILERTVQNNTSRGRPAVGLAVSNFFWQLLCFTLSPDNVEISLCELNGKPIQTKHYSLSSKDYPQLDNYLQTCLNDLFWHSPMETNRILAVSISVVGQINAEHSKITRLGDTSIECAFVETLKAQFDCPILLNEHFQLWLLTESTLGSLINNDNVIFLQLDEAVNLSVLLRGNLLHQQSKMNVDKMLMPKFSSLSDVAAPSDCDEIQRYQLNHQVTFPAIIRLVDRYLPNTFTQHNEKIQYLCEQIEQQNEAALMILEHISDNLAYVLMNLINIFSTEKIMLNSPLLRIKHILFEQIQQKLQNELLIGNHQVDLVTSQFEWNSPLIACSAIKQGIYEGNLIKDIIQL; translated from the coding sequence ATGATTTCTGATAATAAAACCCAACATCTTGGTACAATTTATCGACTAGTGGAACAATTTGAACTTATTTCGCGTACAGATCTTGCTAAACTCTCGGGCTTAGCACCAGCTTCAATTACGAATCTCACCAAATCATTAATTGATAATAAATTCATCTTGGAACGTACGGTACAAAATAACACCTCACGTGGCAGACCTGCTGTAGGCTTAGCCGTATCTAATTTTTTCTGGCAATTACTCTGTTTTACGCTTTCTCCAGATAACGTAGAAATTTCATTGTGCGAATTAAATGGCAAACCAATTCAAACCAAGCATTACTCTCTTTCTTCCAAAGACTATCCGCAACTTGATAACTACTTACAAACTTGTCTAAATGATCTTTTCTGGCATTCGCCGATGGAGACAAATCGAATATTAGCCGTATCAATTAGTGTTGTTGGGCAAATTAATGCTGAACATAGTAAGATTACACGTTTAGGTGATACATCTATCGAATGCGCATTTGTGGAAACATTAAAAGCACAATTCGATTGTCCTATTTTATTAAACGAGCATTTTCAATTATGGCTTTTAACGGAATCAACTTTAGGTAGCTTAATTAATAATGATAACGTGATTTTCTTGCAGCTAGATGAAGCAGTCAATCTAAGTGTCTTATTACGTGGCAATTTACTTCACCAACAATCAAAAATGAATGTTGATAAAATGCTAATGCCCAAATTCAGCTCGTTGAGTGATGTTGCCGCACCAAGTGATTGTGACGAAATTCAGCGCTATCAGCTTAACCATCAGGTTACCTTCCCTGCCATTATCCGTTTAGTTGATCGTTATCTACCGAATACATTTACTCAGCACAATGAAAAAATTCAGTATTTATGTGAGCAAATCGAACAGCAAAATGAAGCTGCACTGATGATTCTGGAGCATATTAGTGATAATTTGGCTTATGTATTAATGAATCTGATTAATATTTTTTCAACTGAAAAAATTATGCTTAACTCGCCGCTTTTACGTATTAAACATATTCTATTCGAACAAATTCAGCAAAAATTACAAAACGAACTACTTATCGGTAACCACCAAGTAGACTTAGTAACCAGTCAATTTGAATGGAATAGTCCACTTATTGCTTGTTCCGCAATAAAACAAGGGATTTATGAGGGAAATTTGATCAAGGACATCATTCAGCTTTAA
- a CDS encoding NlpC/P60 family protein codes for MIKFNKKRFSSFAILACAALLTACSSSDNTSGPIKARAGIFRTHHSTLSDPIMAISSLSEQQHEWKGTRYRLGGNSKAGIDCSGFMQVTFRDLFGIDLPRTTSEQAKEGTRIDRDELRTGDLVFFKTGRGPNGKHVGVYVKNGQFLHASTKGGVIYSDMNSPYWSRTFWQARRL; via the coding sequence ATGATTAAATTCAACAAAAAACGATTTTCTTCGTTTGCTATCTTAGCTTGTGCAGCGCTATTAACAGCATGTTCAAGTAGTGACAACACATCAGGACCAATTAAGGCAAGAGCAGGAATTTTCCGTACTCACCACAGCACTTTATCTGACCCGATTATGGCAATTAGCAGCTTGAGTGAGCAGCAACATGAGTGGAAAGGTACTCGTTACCGTTTAGGCGGGAATAGCAAAGCGGGTATTGATTGTTCCGGCTTTATGCAAGTGACATTCCGTGATTTATTTGGAATTGACTTACCGAGAACGACTTCAGAGCAAGCCAAAGAAGGGACGAGAATCGATCGTGATGAGCTTAGAACCGGTGATTTAGTATTCTTTAAAACAGGACGAGGCCCTAACGGTAAACATGTTGGCGTATATGTAAAAAATGGACAGTTCTTACATGCTTCGACTAAGGGAGGGGTTATTTATTCAGATATGAACTCACCATATTGGTCGAGAACATTCTGGCAAGCACGCCGCTTATAA
- a CDS encoding integration host factor subunit alpha, whose product MALTKIELAESLVEKCGFDKRIAKLFVEQFFEEIRSSLEKGEEVKLSGFGNFSLREKNARPGRNPKTGETVAVTARRVVVFKPGQKLRDRVENVKVKA is encoded by the coding sequence ATGGCACTCACTAAAATTGAACTCGCAGAAAGCCTCGTTGAAAAATGTGGCTTTGACAAACGTATCGCTAAGCTCTTTGTAGAGCAATTTTTCGAAGAAATTCGTAGTTCTTTAGAGAAAGGCGAAGAGGTTAAATTGTCCGGTTTCGGTAATTTCTCACTACGTGAGAAGAACGCTCGTCCGGGACGAAATCCTAAAACCGGAGAAACTGTTGCCGTGACAGCTCGCCGAGTAGTGGTATTCAAGCCCGGTCAGAAGCTTAGAGACAGAGTCGAAAATGTAAAAGTGAAGGCATAA